One window of the Syngnathoides biaculeatus isolate LvHL_M chromosome 11, ASM1980259v1, whole genome shotgun sequence genome contains the following:
- the maea gene encoding E3 ubiquitin-protein transferase MAEA isoform X1, translated as MRAAALLLSHCDTYSGFPPPSSLSSSSPSFSSSSTPTTTSGSLVVPYETLNKRFRAAQKNIDRETSHVTMVVAELEKTLSSFPVVDSVVSLLDGVVEKLSALKRKAAESIQAEDESAKLCKRRIEHLKEHSSDQPASVNLWKKKRMDRMMVEHLLRCGYYNTAVKLARQSGIEDLVNIEMFLTAKEVEESLERQETATCLAWCHDNKSRLRKMKSCLEFSLRIQEFIELIRQNKRMDAVRHARKHFSQAEGGQLDEVRQVMGMLAFPSDTHISPYKDLLDPARWKMLIQQFRYDNYRLHQLGNNSVFTITLQAGLSAIKTPQCYKEDGTSKNPDCPVCSKSLNKLAQPLPMAHCANSRLVCKISGEVMNENNPPMMLPNGYVYGYNSLLSIRQDDKVVCPRTKEVFSFSQAEKVYIM; from the exons ATGAGAGCAGCCGCTCTTCTCCTCTCTCACTGCGACACCTATTCCGGATTTCCTCCcccatcatcattatcatcatcatcaccatcctTTTCCTCATCATCGACCCCCACAACCACGTCTGGATCTCTCGTC GTGCCCTACGAGACGCTCAACAAGCGCTTCCGAGCGGCCCAAAAGAACATCGACAGGGAGACGAGTCACGTGACCATGGTGGTGGCCGAGCTGGAGAAGACTCTCAGTAGTTTCCCCGTGGTGGACTCGGTGGTGTCCCTCCTTGATGGCGTCGTGGAGAAGCTCAGCGCGCTGAAACGAAAG GCCGCCGAATCTATCCAGGCGGAGGACGAGAGCGCCAAGCTATGCAAGCGCCGCATTGAGCACCTGAAAGAGCACAGCAGCGACCAGCCGGCCTCTGTCAACCTGTGGAAGAAGAAGCGCATGGACCGCATGATGGTGGAGCACCTGCTGCGCTGCGGGTACTACAACACGGCTGTGAAGCTGGCTAGACAGAGCGGTATCGAG GATCTCGTCAACATTGAGATGTTCCTCACGGCGAAGGAGGTGGAAGAGTCCCTGGAGAGGCAGGAGACAGCCACCTGCTTAGCCTGGTGCCATGACAACAAGTCCCGTCTTCGTAAAATGAAG AGTTGTCTGGAGTTCAGTCTGAGAATCCAGGAGTTCATTGAGCTCATCCGACAGAACAAAAGAATGGACGCTGTCAG ACATGCGAGGAAACACTTCAGCCAAGCAGAAGGCGGACAGTTGGATGAAGTCCGGCAGGTGATGGGCATGCTGGCCTTCCCCTCAGACACACACATCTCCCCTTACAAG GATCTGTTAGATCCGGCCCGCTGGAAGATGCTGATCCAGCAGTTCCGCTACGACAACTACCGACTGCATCAGCTGGGCAACAACTCGGTGTTCACGATCACTCTCCAGGCCGGGCTGTCAGCCATCAAGACGCC TCAGTGCTACAAGGAGGACGGCACCTCCAAGAACCCGGACTGCCCCGTGTGTAGCAAGTCCCTAAACAAGTTGGCGCAGCCTCTGCCCATGGCCCACTGCGCCAATTCCAGACTCGTGTGTAAGATCTCCGGTGAAGTCATGAACGAGAACAACCCGCCCATGATGCTGCCCAATGGATACGTGTACGGATATAAC TCCCTGCTGTCCATCCGCCAGGACGACAAAGTAGTTTGCCCCAGAACCAAAGAAGTCTTCAGCTTCTCACAGGCTGAAAAAGTCTACATCATGTGA
- the maea gene encoding E3 ubiquitin-protein transferase MAEA isoform X2, whose translation MRAAALLLSHCDTYSGFPPPSSLSSSSPSFSSSSTPTTTSGSLVVPYETLNKRFRAAQKNIDRETSHVTMVVAELEKTLSSFPVVDSVVSLLDGVVEKLSALKRKAEDESAKLCKRRIEHLKEHSSDQPASVNLWKKKRMDRMMVEHLLRCGYYNTAVKLARQSGIEDLVNIEMFLTAKEVEESLERQETATCLAWCHDNKSRLRKMKSCLEFSLRIQEFIELIRQNKRMDAVRHARKHFSQAEGGQLDEVRQVMGMLAFPSDTHISPYKDLLDPARWKMLIQQFRYDNYRLHQLGNNSVFTITLQAGLSAIKTPQCYKEDGTSKNPDCPVCSKSLNKLAQPLPMAHCANSRLVCKISGEVMNENNPPMMLPNGYVYGYNSLLSIRQDDKVVCPRTKEVFSFSQAEKVYIM comes from the exons ATGAGAGCAGCCGCTCTTCTCCTCTCTCACTGCGACACCTATTCCGGATTTCCTCCcccatcatcattatcatcatcatcaccatcctTTTCCTCATCATCGACCCCCACAACCACGTCTGGATCTCTCGTC GTGCCCTACGAGACGCTCAACAAGCGCTTCCGAGCGGCCCAAAAGAACATCGACAGGGAGACGAGTCACGTGACCATGGTGGTGGCCGAGCTGGAGAAGACTCTCAGTAGTTTCCCCGTGGTGGACTCGGTGGTGTCCCTCCTTGATGGCGTCGTGGAGAAGCTCAGCGCGCTGAAACGAAAG GCGGAGGACGAGAGCGCCAAGCTATGCAAGCGCCGCATTGAGCACCTGAAAGAGCACAGCAGCGACCAGCCGGCCTCTGTCAACCTGTGGAAGAAGAAGCGCATGGACCGCATGATGGTGGAGCACCTGCTGCGCTGCGGGTACTACAACACGGCTGTGAAGCTGGCTAGACAGAGCGGTATCGAG GATCTCGTCAACATTGAGATGTTCCTCACGGCGAAGGAGGTGGAAGAGTCCCTGGAGAGGCAGGAGACAGCCACCTGCTTAGCCTGGTGCCATGACAACAAGTCCCGTCTTCGTAAAATGAAG AGTTGTCTGGAGTTCAGTCTGAGAATCCAGGAGTTCATTGAGCTCATCCGACAGAACAAAAGAATGGACGCTGTCAG ACATGCGAGGAAACACTTCAGCCAAGCAGAAGGCGGACAGTTGGATGAAGTCCGGCAGGTGATGGGCATGCTGGCCTTCCCCTCAGACACACACATCTCCCCTTACAAG GATCTGTTAGATCCGGCCCGCTGGAAGATGCTGATCCAGCAGTTCCGCTACGACAACTACCGACTGCATCAGCTGGGCAACAACTCGGTGTTCACGATCACTCTCCAGGCCGGGCTGTCAGCCATCAAGACGCC TCAGTGCTACAAGGAGGACGGCACCTCCAAGAACCCGGACTGCCCCGTGTGTAGCAAGTCCCTAAACAAGTTGGCGCAGCCTCTGCCCATGGCCCACTGCGCCAATTCCAGACTCGTGTGTAAGATCTCCGGTGAAGTCATGAACGAGAACAACCCGCCCATGATGCTGCCCAATGGATACGTGTACGGATATAAC TCCCTGCTGTCCATCCGCCAGGACGACAAAGTAGTTTGCCCCAGAACCAAAGAAGTCTTCAGCTTCTCACAGGCTGAAAAAGTCTACATCATGTGA
- the LOC133508823 gene encoding heterogeneous nuclear ribonucleoprotein A0-like — translation MSDQLCKLFVGGLNVDTDDDGLRKHFQQYGSLTDCVVVVNKQLQRSRCFGFVTYSTPEEADAAMGARPHTVDGNTVEVKRAMSREDANKPEALAKVKKIFVGGLKDDIEEDHLSEYFSQYGQIEKSEVISEKETGKKRGFGFVYFTDHDSADKAVVIKFHTINGHKVEVKKALTKQEMQAANRGGMAPRARSGRGMRGNQNGYGGRDYGGSYSYGNGGGGYSCGGGYGGYGGGYGGGYGDQSGGYGGGGGNGYSDFGSTYAQHSSGYGPMKGPFGGQRNPAPYTRGGGGGYPRGGYGGGGY, via the coding sequence ATGTCTGATCAGCTTTGCAAGCTCTTTGTCGGCGGCCTCAACGTCGACACTGACGACGACGGCCTCCGCAAGCACTTCCAGCAGTACGGCTCGCTCACCGACTGCGTGGTTGTGGTCAACAAGCAGCTGCAACGCTCTCGCTGCTTCGGCTTCGTCACCTACTCGACGCCGGAGGAGGCCGACGCCGCCATGGGCGCCAGGCCGCACACCGTCGACGGCAACACGGTCGAGGTGAAGCGGGCCATGTCGCGGGAGGACGCCAACAAACCCGAAGCTCTCGCTAAGGTGAAGAAAATATTCGTCGGAGGACTGAAGGACGATATCGAAGAGGACCACCTGAGCGAGTATTTCTCCCAATATGGCCAAATCGAAAAGTCCGAGGTGATCTCCGAGAAGGAGACCGGTAAGAAGAGGGGCTTCGGCTTCGTCTATTTCACGGACCACGACTCCGCCGACAAGGCTGTCGTGATTAAATTCCACACCATCAACGGGCACAAAGTGGAGGTGAAGAAAGCCCTGACCAAGCAGGAGATGCAGGCGGCCAACCGGGGCGGCATGGCCCCGAGAGCGAGGTCCGGCCGAGGGATGAGGGGCAATCAAAATGGCTACGGTGGCAGAGACTATGGCGGAAGCTACAGCTACGGAAATGGCGGCGGAGGCTACAGCTGCGGCGGGGGCTACGGGGGATACGGCGGGGGCTACGGTGGTGGCTACGGCGACCAGAGCGGCGGCTATGGTGGCGGTGGCGGCAACGGCTACAGCGACTTCGGCAGCACCTACGCCCAACATTCCTCCGGCTACGGGCCCATGAAGGGGCCCTTCGGGGGCCAGCGGAACCCGGCACCCTACACCCGGGGAGGTGGCGGCGGGTACCCCAGGGGAGGatacggcggcggcggctactAG
- the maea gene encoding E3 ubiquitin-protein transferase MAEA isoform X3, whose protein sequence is MAVQETASQLSMALKVQEYPTLKVPYETLNKRFRAAQKNIDRETSHVTMVVAELEKTLSSFPVVDSVVSLLDGVVEKLSALKRKAAESIQAEDESAKLCKRRIEHLKEHSSDQPASVNLWKKKRMDRMMVEHLLRCGYYNTAVKLARQSGIEDLVNIEMFLTAKEVEESLERQETATCLAWCHDNKSRLRKMKSCLEFSLRIQEFIELIRQNKRMDAVRHARKHFSQAEGGQLDEVRQVMGMLAFPSDTHISPYKDLLDPARWKMLIQQFRYDNYRLHQLGNNSVFTITLQAGLSAIKTPQCYKEDGTSKNPDCPVCSKSLNKLAQPLPMAHCANSRLVCKISGEVMNENNPPMMLPNGYVYGYNSLLSIRQDDKVVCPRTKEVFSFSQAEKVYIM, encoded by the exons ATGGCGGTGCAGGAGACAGCATCTCAACTCTCCATGGCTCTAAAAGTCCAAGAGTACCCCACGCTCAAG GTGCCCTACGAGACGCTCAACAAGCGCTTCCGAGCGGCCCAAAAGAACATCGACAGGGAGACGAGTCACGTGACCATGGTGGTGGCCGAGCTGGAGAAGACTCTCAGTAGTTTCCCCGTGGTGGACTCGGTGGTGTCCCTCCTTGATGGCGTCGTGGAGAAGCTCAGCGCGCTGAAACGAAAG GCCGCCGAATCTATCCAGGCGGAGGACGAGAGCGCCAAGCTATGCAAGCGCCGCATTGAGCACCTGAAAGAGCACAGCAGCGACCAGCCGGCCTCTGTCAACCTGTGGAAGAAGAAGCGCATGGACCGCATGATGGTGGAGCACCTGCTGCGCTGCGGGTACTACAACACGGCTGTGAAGCTGGCTAGACAGAGCGGTATCGAG GATCTCGTCAACATTGAGATGTTCCTCACGGCGAAGGAGGTGGAAGAGTCCCTGGAGAGGCAGGAGACAGCCACCTGCTTAGCCTGGTGCCATGACAACAAGTCCCGTCTTCGTAAAATGAAG AGTTGTCTGGAGTTCAGTCTGAGAATCCAGGAGTTCATTGAGCTCATCCGACAGAACAAAAGAATGGACGCTGTCAG ACATGCGAGGAAACACTTCAGCCAAGCAGAAGGCGGACAGTTGGATGAAGTCCGGCAGGTGATGGGCATGCTGGCCTTCCCCTCAGACACACACATCTCCCCTTACAAG GATCTGTTAGATCCGGCCCGCTGGAAGATGCTGATCCAGCAGTTCCGCTACGACAACTACCGACTGCATCAGCTGGGCAACAACTCGGTGTTCACGATCACTCTCCAGGCCGGGCTGTCAGCCATCAAGACGCC TCAGTGCTACAAGGAGGACGGCACCTCCAAGAACCCGGACTGCCCCGTGTGTAGCAAGTCCCTAAACAAGTTGGCGCAGCCTCTGCCCATGGCCCACTGCGCCAATTCCAGACTCGTGTGTAAGATCTCCGGTGAAGTCATGAACGAGAACAACCCGCCCATGATGCTGCCCAATGGATACGTGTACGGATATAAC TCCCTGCTGTCCATCCGCCAGGACGACAAAGTAGTTTGCCCCAGAACCAAAGAAGTCTTCAGCTTCTCACAGGCTGAAAAAGTCTACATCATGTGA